A DNA window from Gillisia sp. Hel1_33_143 contains the following coding sequences:
- a CDS encoding dicarboxylate/amino acid:cation symporter — protein MKKLALHWQILLGMALGVLFALVLTNFSWGPDFVGDWIKPFGNIFINSLKLIAVPLILASLIKGISDLKDISKLSKMGTRTILTYIGTTVIAVSIGLALVNLIKPGSAINQGTRDDLISSYEGDANVRIADAQKQKDAGPLQALEDLVPSNIFGAASDNSNMLQVIFFAIFFGIGLILIPEKQSKPVKDFFDGFNEVILKMIDLIMLTAPYGVFALLAALVVESPSTDLFAALAMYALTVLIGLALMIGFYVLLVWIVTKNKPSFFLNGMAPAQLLAFSTSSSAATLPVTMERVEEHMGVHKEVASFVLPIGATINMDGTSLYQAVAAVFIAQAFGMDLSFGTQLGIIATATLASIGSAAVPGAGMVMLVIVLAQAGIPEAGLALIFAIDRPLDMCRTTVNVTGDAAVAMIVAKSVDKLGPPNVKDWDDNYDADATTIPVEREEVSTKI, from the coding sequence ATGAAAAAATTAGCGCTGCACTGGCAGATTTTATTGGGAATGGCTTTAGGAGTTCTTTTCGCATTAGTACTAACTAATTTTTCATGGGGACCAGATTTCGTTGGAGATTGGATTAAGCCTTTTGGGAATATCTTTATAAACTCGCTTAAATTAATTGCGGTTCCTTTAATTCTAGCCTCTTTAATTAAGGGTATCTCAGATCTTAAAGATATTTCTAAGCTATCCAAAATGGGAACTAGAACTATTCTTACATATATTGGAACTACCGTTATAGCTGTTTCTATAGGATTAGCATTAGTAAATTTAATAAAACCAGGTAGTGCTATAAATCAAGGTACTAGAGATGATCTTATTTCTAGTTATGAAGGTGATGCTAATGTTAGAATTGCAGATGCTCAAAAACAGAAGGATGCAGGCCCACTTCAGGCTTTAGAAGATCTCGTACCATCTAATATCTTTGGTGCAGCCAGTGATAATTCTAATATGCTTCAAGTTATTTTCTTTGCAATTTTCTTTGGTATTGGACTAATCTTAATTCCTGAAAAGCAAAGTAAACCGGTAAAAGACTTTTTTGATGGCTTTAATGAAGTAATTCTCAAAATGATAGATCTCATAATGCTTACTGCTCCTTATGGTGTATTTGCATTGTTGGCTGCATTGGTGGTAGAATCTCCAAGTACAGATCTATTTGCAGCACTAGCTATGTATGCCTTAACAGTACTAATAGGATTAGCATTAATGATCGGTTTTTATGTGCTGCTGGTATGGATCGTTACAAAAAATAAACCTTCTTTCTTTCTTAATGGAATGGCTCCGGCACAACTACTAGCATTCTCAACAAGCTCTAGTGCTGCAACTTTGCCTGTAACTATGGAGAGAGTAGAAGAGCATATGGGCGTACATAAGGAAGTGGCAAGTTTTGTACTTCCTATTGGAGCTACTATTAATATGGATGGAACAAGTTTATATCAGGCGGTAGCTGCAGTATTTATTGCACAGGCCTTTGGGATGGACCTTTCATTTGGTACTCAATTAGGAATAATTGCTACAGCAACTTTAGCCTCTATTGGTTCTGCGGCTGTTCCTGGAGCAGGAATGGTAATGTTGGTTATTGTTCTAGCACAAGCAGGAATTCCGGAAGCTGGATTGGCATTGATCTTTGCAATAGATAGACCATTAGATATGTGTAGAACAACGGTAAATGTAACCGGAGATGCTGCAGTAGCAATGATCGTTGCAAAATCTGTAGATAAATTAGGACCTCCTAACGTAAAAGATTGGGATGATAATTACGATGCTGATGCTACAACCATTCCTGTAGAAAGAGAAGAGGTATCTACAAAAATTTAG
- a CDS encoding UDP-2,3-diacylglucosamine diphosphatase — protein MQKKRDIELVVISDIHLGVLGCNAKGLLHYLNSIQPKKLILIGDFMERLQFIKSHIPKDHLEVINKIIKLSNNGTEVIYITGSHNEMQFSGLKLGNFVVVDKLVLDLDGKLAWFFNGDVLDFSFLYSKWLANIDVWSYNVILKINKLFNWNLITSEKRKFSKSKKNKNNLELNIKDIQLFEKRVSDLAIENDYKYVISGHTHQPKIIRKTNIYGTCLYLNSGKWIENLTTLEYNNKRWELNKFDENTLTKKEIETTPVERILDLITAITILNKARPQN, from the coding sequence TTGCAAAAGAAAAGAGATATTGAACTCGTAGTAATCTCAGATATACATCTGGGTGTTCTAGGATGCAATGCAAAAGGACTATTGCATTACCTTAATTCTATACAGCCGAAAAAGCTTATTCTAATAGGTGATTTTATGGAGCGCTTGCAATTTATAAAAAGCCATATTCCAAAAGATCATTTAGAAGTGATAAACAAGATCATTAAGTTAAGCAATAATGGAACCGAGGTGATCTATATTACCGGCAGTCATAATGAGATGCAATTTAGCGGACTGAAACTTGGAAATTTTGTTGTAGTAGATAAACTTGTTCTGGATCTGGACGGAAAATTAGCGTGGTTCTTCAACGGTGATGTTCTAGATTTTTCTTTTCTATATTCTAAATGGCTTGCAAATATTGATGTATGGAGCTATAATGTTATTCTGAAAATCAATAAACTCTTTAATTGGAATTTGATTACATCTGAGAAGAGAAAATTCTCCAAGTCTAAAAAAAATAAGAACAATCTGGAACTTAATATTAAAGATATTCAACTTTTCGAAAAAAGAGTATCAGATCTTGCCATAGAAAATGATTATAAATATGTAATCTCTGGTCATACTCATCAACCAAAGATCATAAGGAAAACTAATATATATGGTACTTGTCTTTATCTTAATTCTGGTAAATGGATAGAGAATTTAACTACTCTAGAGTATAATAATAAACGATGGGAATTGAACAAATTTGATGAAAATACCCTGACTAAAAAGGAAATTGAGACTACGCCAGTGGAGCGAATTTTAGATCTCATTACAGCAATAACCATTCTAAATAAAGCGAGACCTCAGAACTAA
- a CDS encoding thiol-disulfide oxidoreductase DCC family protein, with translation MESSIDINKKIILFDGVCNLCNSAVNYVIEHDAKDFFRFASLQSKAGIELMEERGIDPNAIDSIILIEPGIAYYNKSTAALKIAKHLSGSISLLRFFSVLPEGFRNLVYDFIAKNRYQWFGKKDACMIPTPELKAKFL, from the coding sequence ATGGAAAGTTCAATAGATATTAATAAGAAAATCATCTTATTTGATGGAGTGTGTAATCTATGTAATTCTGCTGTAAATTATGTAATTGAGCATGACGCAAAAGATTTCTTTAGATTTGCTTCCCTACAGAGTAAAGCAGGAATTGAGCTTATGGAAGAACGTGGAATTGATCCTAATGCTATAGATTCTATAATATTGATTGAGCCTGGTATTGCTTATTACAATAAATCTACTGCTGCACTTAAAATAGCAAAGCATTTATCCGGTAGTATTTCTTTATTGAGATTTTTCTCTGTACTACCGGAGGGCTTCCGAAACCTGGTGTATGATTTTATTGCCAAGAATCGCTACCAATGGTTTGGTAAAAAAGACGCTTGTATGATTCCTACACCAGAACTTAAAGCTAAATTTTTGTAG
- the ung gene encoding uracil-DNA glycosylase, translating into MKVDIHNSWKKVLNSEFEKPYFEDLVSFVKSEYKNCICYPEASNIFEAFNLTPFHEVKVVIIGQDPYHGPNQAHGLCFSVPEEVAIPPSLVNIYKEINEDLGKNIPSTGNLEHWAKQGVLLLNSVLTVRAHEAASHKNKGWEKFTNAVIKSISEENKNVVFLLWGGYAKKKGAKIDPNKHCILTSGHPSPLSANRGYWFGNKHFSRTNTYLNAHGKNEIKW; encoded by the coding sequence ATGAAGGTGGATATCCATAATAGCTGGAAAAAGGTTTTAAATTCTGAATTTGAAAAACCCTATTTTGAAGATTTAGTGAGCTTTGTAAAATCAGAATACAAAAATTGCATCTGCTATCCTGAAGCTTCCAACATTTTTGAAGCTTTCAATTTAACTCCATTTCATGAAGTGAAGGTAGTTATAATAGGACAGGATCCATATCATGGGCCTAATCAAGCTCATGGTTTATGCTTTTCCGTTCCAGAGGAAGTTGCTATACCACCATCTTTGGTAAATATTTATAAAGAAATAAATGAAGATCTGGGAAAGAATATACCTAGCACCGGCAATTTAGAGCATTGGGCAAAGCAAGGAGTACTTTTACTAAATTCAGTACTTACTGTTAGAGCTCACGAGGCTGCATCTCACAAGAATAAAGGCTGGGAAAAATTTACAAATGCCGTTATTAAGAGCATTTCTGAAGAAAATAAAAATGTTGTATTTCTACTTTGGGGTGGTTATGCCAAAAAGAAAGGTGCGAAAATAGATCCAAATAAACATTGCATTCTTACTAGCGGACATCCATCACCTTTAAGTGCTAATAGAGGATACTGGTTTGGAAATAAACATTTCAGCAGAACCAACACCTATCTAAATGCTCATGGAAAAAATGAAATTAAATGGTAA
- a CDS encoding FAD-binding and (Fe-S)-binding domain-containing protein, with protein MKATLEELELSIEGELLQDKLHRSIYATDASVYRELPLGVCYPRSEADIKTIINFARNNKIGLIPRTAGTSLAGQCVGSGLVVDVSKYLTKIIAIDAEKRIAIVQPGVIRDDLNRQLLKYGLFFGPNTSTSNRCMIGGMVGNNSSGTTSIRYGTTRDKVLSLKTILSDSSTAEFSNLSAENFRQKLNGDLLENKIYSSIYHLLSPETVQEEIKREFPQEAIHRRNTGYAIDELIRTEPFSSGKENFDLCKLLSGSEGTLAFTTEITLQLDVLPPTHAAMVAAHFTSIENCMLAVVPSMKSPLFTCEMMDKVILDCTNENLKYKENRFFIEGDPKAILMLELRAETEEDLQNKIKILLNRLRESNLTYALPVLTGDQIELALELRKAGLGLLGNMVGDRKAVACIEDTAVAIPDLANYILEFTQIMKNYGQEAVYYAHAGAGELHLRPILNLKIEQDVVLFRKITEDVATLVKKYKGSMSGEHGDGRLRAEFIEMMVGSKNYQLLKEIKHIFDPENIFNPGKIVDATAMDTSLRYVPNRIEPNVSTIMNFEDSEGILRLAEKCNGSGDCRKSVEAGGTMCPSYRATKDEKDTTRARANALREFLTNSDKPNKFDHKELKEVFDLCISCKGCKSECPSNVDVAALKAEFQFQYQKANGRSFRSKAFANNASMNQLASKVPKISNFLFTNNITSGIAKKVMGVAKQRTLPELSKQTLTNYYKENKDRLIVTNPVKTVYLFTDEFTNYLDATIGIDAIELLFKLKYQVKIIAHSESGRSHISKGFLEEAKELANKNITIFKDLISVDTPLIGIEPSAILTFRDEYLRLGDDKASSIQLSKNCFLIEEFLKKEMALGNIDVSAFTSESKKVKIHAHCHQKALSNSAVTFDVLNFPKNYMVTIISSGCCGMAGSFGYEQEHYEISMNIGNQSLFPAVRKSDLDTIIAANGTSCRHQIFDGTKRIAKHPITILRESLA; from the coding sequence ATGAAAGCAACATTAGAAGAGTTAGAATTATCTATTGAAGGGGAATTACTTCAGGATAAATTACATAGAAGCATATATGCAACAGATGCCTCTGTATATAGAGAATTACCTTTAGGAGTATGTTATCCAAGATCTGAAGCAGATATAAAAACCATCATTAACTTTGCTCGAAATAATAAAATAGGTTTAATTCCTAGAACGGCTGGAACATCGCTAGCAGGACAATGTGTAGGTAGTGGTCTGGTAGTAGATGTTTCTAAATATCTAACTAAGATAATAGCTATTGATGCTGAAAAAAGAATCGCTATTGTTCAACCCGGGGTTATTAGAGACGATCTTAACAGACAACTTCTGAAATATGGTTTGTTTTTCGGTCCTAATACTTCTACTTCCAATAGGTGTATGATAGGAGGGATGGTTGGCAACAACTCTAGCGGAACTACTTCAATAAGATATGGTACCACCAGAGATAAGGTCTTGAGTTTAAAGACTATTTTAAGCGATAGTTCTACCGCAGAGTTTTCAAATCTTTCCGCAGAAAATTTTAGGCAGAAATTAAATGGTGATCTTCTGGAAAATAAAATTTACAGTTCTATTTATCACCTTTTATCTCCAGAGACCGTTCAGGAAGAAATAAAACGAGAATTTCCACAAGAAGCTATACACAGAAGAAATACGGGATATGCTATAGACGAATTAATTAGAACTGAACCTTTCTCTAGTGGTAAAGAGAATTTTGACCTTTGTAAGTTATTGTCAGGAAGCGAAGGAACCTTGGCCTTTACTACAGAGATCACTTTGCAATTAGATGTACTTCCACCAACACATGCTGCCATGGTTGCCGCGCACTTTACAAGTATAGAGAACTGTATGCTTGCAGTAGTACCGTCTATGAAAAGCCCATTATTCACTTGTGAAATGATGGATAAAGTGATCTTAGATTGCACCAATGAAAATTTAAAATATAAAGAGAATCGTTTTTTTATTGAAGGAGATCCTAAAGCAATTTTAATGCTGGAACTTCGTGCAGAGACTGAAGAAGACTTGCAAAATAAGATCAAAATCTTGCTTAACAGATTAAGGGAATCTAATTTAACCTATGCTTTACCCGTTTTAACGGGAGATCAAATAGAGCTCGCATTAGAACTTAGAAAAGCAGGCTTAGGATTGTTAGGTAATATGGTTGGAGATAGAAAGGCGGTAGCATGTATAGAAGATACCGCTGTAGCTATTCCAGATCTTGCCAACTATATTCTTGAGTTTACACAAATAATGAAAAATTATGGGCAGGAAGCTGTGTACTATGCCCATGCTGGTGCCGGTGAATTGCATTTAAGACCTATACTTAATTTAAAGATAGAACAAGATGTAGTGCTTTTTAGAAAGATCACAGAAGATGTTGCTACTTTGGTGAAGAAATATAAGGGTTCTATGAGTGGAGAGCATGGAGATGGGAGGCTTCGGGCAGAATTTATTGAAATGATGGTGGGGTCTAAAAACTATCAACTCTTAAAAGAAATCAAGCATATTTTTGACCCTGAAAATATTTTTAATCCCGGAAAAATTGTAGACGCTACTGCAATGGATACTTCGCTGAGATATGTACCTAATAGAATTGAGCCTAACGTTTCTACTATAATGAATTTTGAAGATTCTGAAGGTATATTAAGACTTGCAGAAAAATGCAATGGGAGTGGAGATTGTAGAAAATCTGTAGAAGCGGGTGGAACTATGTGCCCAAGCTACAGAGCCACTAAGGATGAAAAAGATACTACGCGAGCTAGAGCAAATGCCTTGAGAGAATTTCTAACAAATTCTGACAAGCCTAATAAATTTGACCATAAAGAGCTAAAAGAAGTTTTTGATCTTTGTATAAGTTGTAAAGGCTGTAAAAGCGAATGTCCTTCTAATGTAGATGTTGCTGCATTAAAAGCAGAATTTCAATTTCAATATCAAAAAGCTAATGGAAGATCTTTTAGAAGTAAGGCATTTGCTAATAATGCGAGCATGAACCAACTAGCTTCAAAAGTTCCAAAGATCTCTAATTTTTTATTTACCAATAATATTACCTCAGGGATTGCAAAAAAGGTAATGGGAGTTGCTAAACAAAGAACCTTACCTGAACTCTCTAAACAAACTTTGACAAACTATTATAAGGAAAATAAAGATAGGCTTATTGTTACAAATCCAGTTAAAACGGTTTATCTCTTTACTGATGAATTTACGAATTACTTAGATGCTACCATTGGGATTGATGCCATAGAATTATTATTTAAGCTAAAGTATCAAGTCAAAATTATAGCTCATTCAGAAAGTGGAAGAAGTCATATTTCTAAAGGATTTTTAGAGGAAGCCAAAGAGTTGGCAAACAAAAATATAACTATCTTCAAGGATCTTATTTCTGTAGATACGCCACTTATAGGAATAGAACCATCTGCCATCTTAACTTTTAGGGATGAATATCTAAGATTGGGAGACGATAAAGCTTCATCTATACAACTTTCAAAGAATTGTTTTCTAATAGAAGAATTTCTAAAGAAAGAAATGGCTTTAGGGAATATTGATGTTTCCGCTTTTACTTCAGAATCTAAAAAGGTTAAGATACACGCGCATTGTCATCAAAAAGCATTATCTAATTCTGCCGTTACTTTTGATGTTCTTAATTTTCCAAAGAATTATATGGTAACCATTATTTCATCAGGTTGTTGTGGGATGGCAGGTTCTTTTGGTTATGAACAAGAGCATTATGAGATTAGTATGAATATAGGAAATCAAAGTTTATTTCCCGCAGTTAGAAAAAGCGATTTAGACACCATTATTGCCGCTAATGGAACAAGTTGTCGTCATCAAATCTTTGATGGGACCAAAAGAATTGCAAAACATCCAATAACAATTCTTAGAGAATCTTTAGCTTAG
- a CDS encoding endonuclease MutS2, with the protein MIKIAAKTLLDLEFPTVCKQISEMCITQMGIDKALEIVPYTTPKEALFGLHQTNEYLDSYNQESRIPNHGFDSINKEIRMLGIEEAVLELGSFRKISSLAETANTQIRFFNKFQELYPSLFETTEPIEYTKAITEKIDEIISKYGEVKDEATPLLLNARRSMNAVKGKINTSFGSALTTYNGYGYLDEIKESVVENVRVLAVKAMYRKKVKGGILGNSKTGSIVYIQPEATMNHTRELNNLEYEEKEEINRILKALTNFLKPYKELLLEYQDLLSEIDVISAKAKYAREINGILPKITKERELSLKDAYHPLLYRNNKQRGEKTFPQSIGLSSDNRIIVISGPNAGGKSITLKTVGLLQVMLQSGVLIPVHEYSRMCLFNKILTDIGDNQSIENHLSTYSYRLKNMNSFLKKCDNKTLFLIDEFGTGSDPELGGALAETFLEVFYERESFGILTTHYTNLKMLANELPNMTNANMMFDSRTLEPIYKLQLGEAGSSFTFEVAQKNGIPYSLINRSKKKVERGKIRFDKSIADLQKERSKLKKTTDSLKNQEIVTAQQKDKLEETNAKIQQKLESYQELYDSNQRLIYLGQKINDISEKYFNNKQKKELIGEFIKIVEIENSKRTKETAKQVKIKKAKEKKVVQEAEKKVEVIRQRKKEEKKKIETQQIKEANKTKALLKVGDRVRMEDGKAVGSIDNIEKGKATVNYGIFTTSVSLDQLELVQAAKKKK; encoded by the coding sequence ATGATAAAAATTGCAGCCAAAACTCTTCTCGATCTAGAATTTCCTACCGTTTGCAAACAGATAAGCGAAATGTGTATTACGCAAATGGGAATAGATAAGGCCCTCGAGATAGTACCATATACCACTCCCAAAGAGGCATTGTTCGGACTTCACCAAACTAATGAATACTTAGACTCCTACAATCAAGAAAGTAGAATACCTAATCATGGTTTTGATAGTATCAATAAGGAGATTAGAATGCTTGGAATTGAAGAAGCAGTGCTAGAGCTTGGAAGCTTTCGTAAAATTTCTTCATTAGCAGAAACAGCGAATACTCAGATTAGATTTTTCAACAAATTTCAAGAACTTTATCCTTCTTTGTTTGAAACAACAGAGCCTATAGAATATACAAAGGCTATAACTGAAAAGATCGATGAGATCATTAGTAAATATGGGGAAGTTAAAGATGAAGCCACTCCCCTTTTATTGAATGCCAGACGTTCTATGAACGCAGTAAAGGGTAAGATAAACACTAGTTTTGGAAGCGCACTTACCACATATAACGGCTATGGATATTTAGATGAAATTAAAGAAAGTGTAGTAGAAAATGTACGAGTGCTTGCCGTAAAAGCAATGTATAGGAAAAAAGTTAAGGGTGGCATTTTAGGGAATTCTAAAACAGGTAGTATCGTTTACATTCAACCTGAAGCTACAATGAACCATACCAGAGAGCTTAACAATCTGGAATATGAAGAAAAAGAAGAAATCAATAGAATTTTAAAAGCGCTCACCAATTTTTTAAAACCTTATAAAGAACTTCTTTTAGAATACCAAGATCTGTTAAGTGAGATAGATGTAATATCTGCAAAAGCAAAATATGCCAGAGAGATCAACGGTATACTGCCAAAGATCACCAAAGAAAGAGAACTTAGTCTAAAGGATGCCTACCATCCTCTTTTATATAGAAATAATAAGCAACGAGGAGAAAAAACATTTCCACAGAGTATAGGTCTTTCTTCAGATAATAGAATAATTGTTATTTCCGGACCTAATGCCGGAGGAAAGAGTATCACCTTAAAAACTGTTGGTTTACTTCAGGTTATGCTTCAAAGCGGTGTATTAATACCGGTTCATGAATATAGCAGGATGTGCCTTTTTAATAAGATCTTAACCGATATTGGTGACAACCAATCTATAGAAAATCATTTAAGTACTTATAGTTATCGCTTAAAGAATATGAATTCTTTTCTCAAGAAATGTGATAATAAAACCCTATTCCTTATAGATGAATTTGGAACCGGGAGTGATCCGGAATTGGGAGGTGCTTTGGCTGAAACATTTTTGGAGGTTTTTTATGAGCGAGAATCTTTTGGGATCTTAACTACACATTACACCAATTTAAAGATGTTGGCAAATGAGTTGCCTAATATGACCAATGCTAATATGATGTTCGATTCTAGAACGCTGGAACCTATCTATAAGCTACAGTTAGGAGAAGCAGGAAGTTCATTTACATTTGAAGTCGCACAGAAAAATGGAATTCCATATAGTTTGATCAACAGATCTAAGAAAAAAGTAGAGCGAGGAAAAATTAGATTTGATAAGAGCATAGCAGATCTGCAAAAAGAGCGAAGCAAGCTCAAAAAGACTACAGATTCTCTTAAAAATCAAGAAATAGTAACTGCTCAGCAAAAAGATAAGCTTGAAGAGACCAATGCAAAGATCCAGCAGAAGTTAGAAAGCTATCAAGAATTATACGACTCAAATCAAAGGCTTATTTATCTAGGACAAAAAATTAATGATATAAGTGAGAAATATTTCAATAATAAGCAGAAGAAAGAGTTAATAGGAGAATTCATTAAGATTGTTGAGATCGAAAATTCTAAGAGAACTAAAGAAACTGCAAAACAGGTTAAGATAAAGAAAGCTAAAGAAAAGAAGGTTGTTCAAGAGGCTGAGAAGAAAGTTGAAGTAATAAGACAGCGTAAGAAAGAGGAAAAAAAGAAAATAGAAACTCAACAAATTAAAGAAGCAAATAAAACAAAAGCGCTCTTAAAAGTTGGAGATCGTGTAAGAATGGAAGATGGTAAAGCGGTAGGTTCTATAGATAATATTGAAAAAGGAAAAGCTACAGTTAACTATGGTATTTTTACGACCAGTGTTTCTTTAGATCAACTAGAATTGGTACAAGCTGCTAAAAAGAAGAAATAA
- a CDS encoding substrate-binding domain-containing protein: MRTIRIGGVPEHFNLPWHLAMEEKDFEKEGLKIEWTDFPGGTGDLNTALRNKEIDVAVILTEGIIKDIIAGNPSKIVQTYVQSPLIWGIHVAEGSKYHSLKELEHSKVAISRNGSGSQLMAYVNAKNEGWNLSDLKFEIVGNIDGAVSALQDNTAQYFMWEHFTTKPLVDNGTFRRVADCPTPWPCFVIAVRNDILESNEIEIEKLINVINKKTVSFKNISNIERTLAKRYDQKIEDIEEWLQITEWSQTNLTEQEIENVQESLIDLKLISKKVDSSNIIYNL, encoded by the coding sequence ATGAGAACTATAAGAATTGGTGGTGTACCAGAACATTTCAATCTGCCTTGGCATTTAGCAATGGAAGAAAAGGATTTTGAAAAAGAAGGCTTAAAAATAGAATGGACAGACTTTCCAGGAGGTACTGGAGATCTTAACACCGCTCTAAGAAATAAGGAAATAGACGTTGCTGTAATACTAACAGAGGGTATTATAAAAGACATAATTGCAGGAAATCCATCTAAAATTGTTCAAACTTATGTGCAGTCTCCTTTAATTTGGGGAATTCATGTAGCCGAAGGATCTAAATATCATTCGTTAAAGGAATTAGAACATTCCAAAGTAGCTATAAGTAGAAATGGTTCGGGATCTCAGTTGATGGCCTATGTAAACGCAAAGAATGAAGGATGGAATTTAAGTGATCTTAAATTTGAAATAGTTGGGAACATAGACGGAGCCGTTAGTGCTTTACAAGACAATACAGCTCAATATTTTATGTGGGAGCATTTTACCACAAAACCTTTGGTAGATAATGGAACCTTTAGAAGAGTTGCAGACTGCCCTACTCCATGGCCATGTTTTGTAATAGCGGTTAGAAATGATATTTTAGAATCAAATGAAATAGAAATAGAAAAGCTTATTAACGTTATTAATAAAAAAACAGTGAGTTTCAAAAACATCTCAAATATAGAACGAACACTAGCTAAACGTTATGACCAAAAGATCGAAGATATTGAGGAATGGCTACAAATAACCGAATGGAGTCAGACAAATCTAACAGAGCAGGAAATTGAAAATGTTCAGGAAAGTTTAATAGATCTTAAGTTAATTTCAAAAAAAGTTGATAGTTCTAACATTATTTATAACTTGTGA
- the aroC gene encoding chorismate synthase gives MAGNTFGKLFKLTTFGESHGAAIGGIIDGCPAGIKIDLEKVQQDLNKRKPGQSAIVTQRKEPDTVEFYSGIFEGQTTGTPIGFVIKNANQKSKDYSHIKDTYRPSHADYTYDEKYGIRDYRGGGRSSARETASRVVGGAIAKQVIPNISFHAFTSSVGNISLDKNLETIDLNLIESNPVRCPDTAVAQRMEDYIKDIRSQGDTVGGTVQCVIKNVPKGLGEPVFDKLHAELGKAMLSINAVKGFEYGSGFEGTKMKGSEHNDLFNSDGSTTTNLSGGIQGGISNGMDIYFTVAFKPVATIMQKQPTINSQGLQVEMQGKGRHDPCVVPRAVPIVDAMAALVIADFFLQNKISKI, from the coding sequence ATGGCCGGAAATACTTTCGGAAAGCTTTTTAAATTAACCACTTTTGGAGAATCACATGGCGCTGCCATTGGTGGAATAATTGATGGTTGTCCTGCAGGAATAAAAATAGATCTTGAGAAAGTTCAGCAAGATCTTAATAAGAGAAAACCGGGGCAATCTGCAATTGTAACTCAAAGAAAAGAACCAGATACAGTTGAATTCTATTCAGGGATATTTGAGGGACAAACTACTGGAACTCCTATTGGCTTTGTGATTAAAAATGCAAATCAAAAATCTAAAGACTACTCTCATATAAAAGATACGTACAGACCCTCCCATGCAGATTATACATATGATGAGAAATATGGAATTAGAGATTATAGAGGTGGTGGCCGTTCTTCTGCACGCGAAACAGCTAGTAGAGTTGTAGGTGGTGCCATAGCTAAGCAAGTAATACCTAATATCTCATTTCACGCTTTTACAAGTTCTGTGGGAAATATAAGCTTAGATAAAAATTTAGAGACTATAGATCTTAATTTAATAGAGTCTAACCCTGTAAGATGTCCAGATACGGCTGTTGCACAGCGTATGGAAGATTATATTAAAGACATAAGAAGTCAGGGAGATACCGTTGGCGGTACGGTGCAGTGCGTTATAAAAAATGTTCCTAAGGGTCTTGGAGAACCTGTATTTGATAAGTTACATGCAGAACTAGGAAAAGCAATGCTTTCTATTAATGCGGTTAAAGGCTTTGAATACGGAAGTGGATTTGAAGGTACCAAGATGAAAGGAAGTGAACATAATGATCTTTTCAATTCTGATGGCAGCACAACTACAAATTTGAGCGGTGGCATTCAGGGAGGAATCTCTAATGGTATGGATATTTATTTTACCGTAGCATTTAAACCTGTGGCTACCATCATGCAAAAACAACCAACCATTAATTCTCAAGGTCTGCAAGTTGAAATGCAGGGAAAAGGCAGGCATGACCCTTGTGTGGTACCACGAGCGGTACCTATAGTAGATGCTATGGCTGCGTTAGTAATAGCCGATTTCTTTTTACAAAACAAAATTTCAAAAATATAA